GGGATTCAgtcatcattcatttcattatttacacctgtgagTTTTCTACTGTAAAAAAGGCATAGGCTacattgtgaaactgtgaaaatagCATTGGACAACGAATTCAACGACAAAAGGTAAAATTTCTGAAGAAATTTCTGAAGAAATTTTAGGTGTGcagttatttaaaatgttttgttaactGGAATGCCATCCAGTGGCGAAACTGGCGAATGGGCGAAACCCATTTATGTTCTaatattttggacattttatgtGCTAAAAGTACAGCTATATAAACTACTCTGAAATTACACAAACGCCTTTATTGGTGTTTTATTggtctttccatttttattctgCTTTCCGTAAGCAACTGACATATGATGACACATAAAGAATAAAGTTTTACTCTGAAGACTGGATAAAGATTAACGAGTGATTCTTATCAGCTCTGTAATTCACtatgatttgaatattttatcataattatttattttatttaatcatttattttatgatatGATTAATCCTTCTTATTCTTTTTTCCATGTATGCATTAGTCTCAGTATTAGTCTATTATGTTAGTCCCAATCGTTTGCACTGTTCACATTTGTCCTCTCTTATTATCaacttgtcagtcatctgtaaagcatttcgaattgcactaacctgtatgaaagaTGCCATATAAATAAGGTTTGATTGATTGAGTTTATATTACTCAGCTGCGTAATTTGTTACTAATTatttattctgacattttaactactttttttaaaaaacaacataaatatcaaattttatacaatgaaaaatattagtaataaagtctgtctaaaacattaaaaccaatGGATCCACAGAGGATATATTTCAGTGCATTTTATTTCAGATAACAATCAAGTAGGAGAAAGAAGGGAGAGAAGGGGTGGAGTGGACAGGAGACTGGCATTTTTATTCATAAGTCCTCAGCACTGCAAAGGAGGCCATTAGCTACTGTTGTGATCCTTTTaggacttttatttatttaggccctatttatttatttttattttgctttgcaCATTCAGTGCCAGCACACCTAATGATAGGGATTACGCATCACAAAAACATGAGATACCATAAACAAGAAATAGACCCTAAGTAttgttaattttaaaaaaaaaagacattaaatagGAAACTGGAGTCAATTTTACGTCAGGGTAACCATATTTTCAAACCCCCGAACTGGGACCCTTGAGTGTGCCGCATGTATGCGCTTATGCATGCACCATAGGCGTTTTTATCAGGATCAAGAacaattgtttcagctcttagCACACCTACCGAGCGCACCTTTCAACACCATGGACAGTGTCCCAATGGACAAAAAGTGATGTTTTGTCTCCCAAAATCCACCAACgtatttttcagtgtgcacAAGTGCAGGCTGCCGGCTAAATGGGTGACTGTGACACATTCTCTgccagctttaaaaaaaaacaaaacaaatctaaacAAGGTACAAATCTCTTTGTGTCTTATAAATAACTTTATAGGCTATAGCATAATAATAACTCACTTACATCTTCACAACGCTAATACACGAGCTGCTCGCGAGTTTACAAAGATTAAAAcgtaaaaacattaaatcacaattgCATCTCGTTAATAACAAAAACCAAGAACGAGCCTTTAAAGAAAGTTACCTTTAAGAAGATTGCCGGGTACTTAACACCTTAAAGTCTTTCTTCTTAGAGTTTCTCTTTTGGGGCTCTCAGCTCGGAAACCACTGCTTATGTTTGGCCAACTTAATATCTtaattcatctttaacaatgtgtcgtattttaaaagcttgttttattatccattgtgtcaaatcttcatctgaaaagtaactaaagctgtcagataaatgtgatGGAGTAGAATGTACAATATtcccctctgaaatgtagtggactGTTAGTAGGCTATAAAGTAGTATCAaattgaaatactcaagtaagaTTTACTACACTCAAACAGTAGAAGTATAGTagaagtacaagtacctcaaaattttaCTTGAGCACAGTACTtgtagttacttttcaccactgtggattaaattttgcacagacatcCATGGTTCCCGGTgaatgaatcctactgacttaaGTGATCTCATGACTTAAcctcaaagttttcacttatcttgtgaaatatctcaacatctcaCCGacttgatggattggcacaCATTTTAGCACAGACATCtgtggttcccagaggatgtaATATCCTAATGATGGGGAGTTTTCCTCTAGTACCACCATGAGGTTTacatttatggttttgagtgaaatgtcttgggTGTTGCCGTGAAATTTGCTACAGATATTTATATTCCTCACACGAgcaattgtaataactttggtggtAACCTGATGTTTTACTAACACAACTAATGACATTACAATCAATATCAGCTGTAGTCTACTTTTTTAGTGTTAATTCGCAAATTATAGCATACTAACAACAAACTACACTGTAAACATACCTGCTTaacgttagcatgttagcattgtcattgtgagcacgTTACCACTTTGCTCCTAGCATTGTTTTgcctgcagcctcacagagccattAATTTGTGTGGCTGTATAGACTTAATAGTCTTGTTATAACTTGCTGTGTTTGTTGCAACATATGCAGTGGGAGGTGCCCATTCAGTAACCACTAAGCCATACTGCATCTTCTCTACCCTTAGCaaagtggttctcaaactttttcacatcatggacccctaaactgacacaaattagaccacagacccagATTTGAGAGGAGTTTTTTtcccagggtcccccatctgataagatttttgcttttagatgttttatgacagagagtgtgtgaaacccatgaccaaaatccTCATACATTTGTCATaatgttacttatggatggaattgtagtaaaaataaattattcaccTTTTTGCTAGGGACCCACTGGAACCCCCCTAAAGGACCCCTGAGGGTCCCCGGAAACCACCTTGAGAACCACTACCTTAGCATAAACACAGGACTACACAGAGATTAAACAATAGAAAGGATCACTGCATCAGAtcatatatatttgtttgttggAACTCTCTTGATCTTGTGAATCTTATgtcctcttattttttttctcaggtgGTCTAATTTGTCGTGCACTTCTCTCCAGGACTCCGTACCACAACGTGCACACTTTCATCTCGCTGGCATCACCACAGGCTGGGCAATATGGAAGTCAGTGAACTTCATTTCATGTCAAAAATATGACGAAATCCCAGTTACCCCTGACCAAAATGTCCTCCATAGGGATGTTGAATTAAGGACTCTCAGCTGAGTCACCAgaactttaaaaatataaacaaattgTATTGATTTGTGATTGATAATAACATGCAGAATATAACTGTAAAAACTCTTTTTCTAACCGTCTCACTCCACAGTCACAGGCTACCTGAAGCAGGTATTTCCTCGCATGTTAAGGAAGATAGTGTTTCACATTTGCTACACCAGATTGGGACAGAAACTGTCTATCTGCAACTTCTGGAACGGTGAGAATAAGGGAAGGGGGTATTCACTGTGTTcaaaagctgaaaacatttaCCTTTAACTGAGGATAGCCTGCACATGACATTACACTGCCCCTTGAAAAGACACTGCAAcagatatatatttatcttttctCTACAGATCCTCACCACAGGTCCCGCTACTTCCAGAAGAACATCTTTCTGCCACAGCTCGATGGTGACAAACCTCACAAGGACATGAAAGGTAATGGAATAAGTTCCTGTCATGGGCATTATGAACTGTACTATACTATAAGTACTATACTTGTGGACATATtgtaacagaataaaaaaaaacatgcatttctcaatttcacttCCTCAGCATGGAGAAAAAACTTCCTGCGCATCAAGAAACTTGTGCTGATTGGAGGACCAGATGATGGCGTCATCACACCGTGGCAGTCCAGGTTTAAATCTCATCAAAGTTTTACAATCATTGAATACTGCTGAGTCTCTTTTATttgactgtgtctgtgttaaaTACTGTGAGCCAAATTAATCATATTACAGCCTTCTTATCTTATGTTCCACATATTTTATATGGTTTTCTTTTAACAATAATATCACAGCTGGTCCTATGAAGAGAAGAATTAgggaaaaataaacattgttcaacattgttgctttttttgaGGTCAAATTGCATAAAACCAGTAGGATGGAATATGATTAATGTAGGAATAAgatataaaattataaaactgTGTCACAACTAAATCATGCAAcgtaaaaatgaaagaatttttGGAGGAGTTTGGTGCTCTAAGTTGGTCTTCATATGTCTCTTACTGTCCACACATTTCAGAAACCTGCCAAAATGTAATGAGTGAAAGAGTTTTTCTGCAAAGCCGATCAAACCTGaaactgtttttctgtctgaagtTTTAAAGGTTGAACTAAAAACATATTCACCTCTCAAACTAACCCCAATATGTGCCAGTTTAAAGACAGAAAACGAGAAATACAGACCAGGACGTTTCTTGAATCAGCTTAGATAGATACTCAGGTGTAAGACAGTGAAGTGAGGTATCAATACAATCAATTCTAAAACTGAGCATTCAGAAAGAGTGTCAAGTGACGTCTTTGTGGTCAAATAGCAGCAGAGGTTTCGATCCTGTTCCTGACTATTTCCTCTTTCCTACACAGCCTGTTTGGATTCTATGACAGCAGAGAACATGTTGTGCAAATGATGGACGAGCAGGTAAGTTGGAAACTAGCATAATGTACATGTTTCTTTACAACTCTGTCCAACCTACTCCTTTGGTAAATTGTATTAGCTGAAAACTGATCTTTAGTTTTACTTTATTCTGTCAAGACCCTCCATCCAACtacatctctctcttctctccctttgAAAGTTTTACAAGGAGGATACGTTTGGACTGAAGACGCTGAACGCTCGTGGAGGTGTGTCGACTTGTGTTCTACCTGGCGTGGAGCACTCTGACTGGTACTCCAGCTCCGAAGTGTTCAGGAGGTGCATAAAGAAATGGCTCACTTGAAAACAATACACCCACAGAGGGTACTGAATGCTTGTGCAAAGCATGAGCAATGATTttagaaagacaagaaaaaggctatcatttatttccattattaTCTATACTCGCTTATCTTTTTTCAGGGTCACAGGGGGCTGGAGCCTATCAAAGCTCAGGTATGGTCTGTCACAGAGCTGACAGActgacacatacagacagaaaaccaTTCACACTCAGATTTACAcctatacagtacatacaattgCACACAGAACAAACTCCACACAAAAAGGGCCCAGCTGGCACCGTCTTCCACCAGCATGCCACCCCTAATTCCCTcttttcaatatattttctttatatgaATTTCTATACAAGACAGTAACCACATGCAGGacccatttacacacaaaacaaaagacagattgACCCAAGTCCAGATCTGCAGTTTCCCTTCTTTAAGACACCTCCCATGAAAAAGTCATCATAATGATGATATATTACTATGCCATATCTACCATATTATTATATTCCATGTATTGTCATATTATTACAATAGCAGcatccattgtttttttttttcttcatgatgATGGGACAGATATGTCAAAAAGGGTTTCCATatcttaatattttaataatattactTTTCTTGCTACACAATATTGGATTCTTTGCTTATGAAGTACACCTTAATTTAATTTATCCAGTGTTTAAATAGTAAGAGTGCATCTTTGTTTTATGCCTGTAAAATGTGCCTTTTTACCATAACCATGCCAAATTGTAGCAGTAACTGAATTGATCAAATATTGTGATCTTCCTAAAATGGAAGTTCTAGGATCAGGTACACATCTGTCTAAACAgaatttataacatttaaagttaaaactaaaacaaaagacattaaGTCCCATTAGcatgaatattttttcaattatacattttgtgtaaataaagtgaaaattgTCCTGTTTTTGCTGCAAGGCcacttttaaaaatgatctATAGGAATATTCTCAAATGGTTCCTAATATTACAAGAAATAGCAGCCTTCAAGTGTCTAATGAAATTTATTCTAATAAATGTCTgtgccatggcaacacatgAACGATGACCAATCAATCACTGCCCTCTGGTATGGAGAATAAGGTACTTTGGAGTATTTTAAAGGGTAAATTCACAACTGCATCacagatttgtttatttttctgctttatcAGATTTGTTGGAGAAGAATAACTTTGGAATATCTGAAATGTTGTACTTATCTTGTATCTCTATTCTTGCTTCTCTATTAAACCGCTACAGCATCGATTGAATGTTTGGTCATTTTaccttgttttattgttttttttatatagagAGAGTATGATAGAGATCAAGTTGTTTCAAAGGCATTTTCAGAAATATGTGAATTTTTGTGTGCTAATCGCAGTACTGTGAAATGTTGGTGTGTAACAGTGATATTAGATGACTCAGCTATTATAAAACGACCATGTTAACCCTGGATATACTcaactcaactttatttatatggtattttacacacaacacaggtGATCCAATGTTCTTTACAgcacacagaagaaaacaaaacaaaagaaaggagacaaaaacacagtagaaacaaagaaaagtacaaaaaaacaaactgaccaCAAAATAGAAACTACATTGTACTGTGGT
This sequence is a window from Thunnus thynnus chromosome 10, fThuThy2.1, whole genome shotgun sequence. Protein-coding genes within it:
- the LOC137190996 gene encoding lysosomal thioesterase PPT2-A-like → MKSPQVIRGSPTLLLLLLTGVCIDAYRPVVIVHGLFQGPEPFKKLVQYITKAHPGTKVKVISLYNNENSLRPLWRQVQDFRKAIDPIMRKAPNGIHLLCYSQGGLICRALLSRTPYHNVHTFISLASPQAGQYGITGYLKQVFPRMLRKIVFHICYTRLGQKLSICNFWNDPHHRSRYFQKNIFLPQLDGDKPHKDMKAWRKNFLRIKKLVLIGGPDDGVITPWQSSLFGFYDSREHVVQMMDEQFYKEDTFGLKTLNARGGVSTCVLPGVEHSDWYSSSEVFRRCIKKWLT